A genome region from Gadus chalcogrammus isolate NIFS_2021 chromosome 5, NIFS_Gcha_1.0, whole genome shotgun sequence includes the following:
- the LOC130382355 gene encoding filaggrin-2-like encodes MDHSSINKPKMFDSKQKEKICEEKRHQPYTPEKSQQPGHTTFTKCTSAKKNPVSSKDEDVPDGIPLKPVSVKRAVNPRPGHSEGRHRLTHGATGVQTSRHPWGDPDQLPDDQRRQAHAINNEQLILQEKLMRTAQVWKTAIIQDRESSETGSREPGRRRDPDLRTEGRAGHPQEGKRDKWDTQEGKRVEKFPPRRPGRAEQPSDYKTGASEHLSRWADEGVAVMESTGHKERGKRSSVHSSAKTRGESQWGQARANETEEEPQGRERSSAVGHGSRGEKEQVGQRRSGHRHSAEGHGRSAEGHGRSAEGHGRSAEGHGRSAEGHGRSAEGHGRSAEGQGRSVEGHGRSAEGQGRSVEGHGGRERPPPQRSGRPQVEDPIPEEKAEASLQLLACQYCDRKFAAARLEKHLTICERLHQSRRKAYDSSKHRIQGTEMEKFRQHRCETDSSEVKKSNSGQKPAANRSMHLQGGLEQVTCPHCSRRFAPRSAERHIPLCENIRSRPPPPRHRY; translated from the exons ATGGACCATTCAAGCATCAACAAACCCAAGATGTTTGACagcaaacaaaaagaaaagatctGTGAAGAAAAGAGGCATCAGCCATATACACCGGAAAAGTCTCAGCAACCTGGACACACCACTTTTACGAAGTGTACTTCTGCAAAGAAAAACCCAGTCAGCTCTAAGGATGAAGATGTACCTGACGGTATTCCACTGAAGCCTGTCTCCGTCAAGAGAGCAGTCAACCCCAGACCGGGTCACTCAGAGGGCCGCCATCGCCTCACTCACGGAGCCACAGGGGTCCAAACATCCCGACATCCGTGGGGAGATCCCGACCAGCTGCCTGATGACCAACGGCGCCAGGCCCACGCCATAAACAACGAACAGCTGATCCTTCAGGAGAAGCTGATGAGGACAGCGCAGGTTTGGAAGACGGCCATCATACAGGACAGGGAGTCTTCAGAGACAGGGAGCAGAGAACCAGGCCGGAGGAGGGATCCCGACTTGAGGACAGAAGGGAGGGCCGGCCATCCACAGGAAGGAAAGAGGGACAAGTGGGACACACAGGAGGGCAAAAGGGTGGAGAAGTTTCCACCCAGGAGGCCAGGGAGAGCGGAGCAGCCCAGCGACTACAAAACAGGAGCAAGCGAACATCTCAGCAGGTGGGCCGACGAGGGCGTGGCAGTGATGGAATCGACCGGCCATAAAGAAAGGGGTAAAAGGAGCAGCGTACATTCATCGGCCAAAACGAGAGGAGAGTCCCAATGGGGTCAGGCCAGAGCAAACGAAACAGAGGAAGAGccgcaggggagggagaggagctcCGCGGTGGGTCACGGCTCTCGTGGTGAGAAGGAGCAAGTGGGCCAGAGGCGTTCTGGGCACAGGCACTCGGCAGAAGGTCACGGGCGCTCTGCAGAAGGTCACGGGCGCTCTGCAGAAGGTCACGGGCGCTCTGCAGAAGGTCACGGGCGCTCGGCAGAAGGTCACGGGCGCTCGGCAGAAGGTCACGGGCGCTCGGCAGAAGGTCAAGGGCGCTCGGTAGAAGGTCACGGGCGCTCGGCAGAAGGTCAAGGGCGCTCGGTAGAAGGTCACGGCGGTAGAGAAAGGCCCCCTCCCCAGCGGTCCGGGAGGCCACAAGTGGAAGATCCAATCCCAGAGGAGAAGGCAGAAGCCAGCCTCCAGCTGCTTGCCTGCCAATACTGTGATAGAAAATTTGCAGCCGCAAGACTGGAGAAACACCTGACTATCTGCGAGAGGCTCCACCAGTCTCGACGCAAAGCGTACGACTCCTCTAAACACAGGATCCAAGGGACGGAGATGGAGAAATTCAGGCAACACAGATGCGAGACCGACTCTTCTGAG GTTAAGAAGAGTAATAGTGGTCAAAAGCCGGCGGCCAATAGGAGCATGCACCTCCAGGGGGGTCTGGAGCAGGTCACATGTCCTCACTGTTCCCGCCGCTTTGCCCCCCGATCGGCGGAGCGACACATACCCTTGTGCGAGAACATCCGaagccgccctcctcctcctcgtcatcgCTATTAA